Genomic window (Acidobacteriota bacterium):
CTGTAATCCAGATACCAGGCGCCCGGCCCAACCTGGGAAAGGCTCGCCACCCGGGTGAGTGGCTTTGAATCAAAAAACAGGTCCTCCGGATACATGCACGCCGCATGCTCCTTGTCACACTGGCCTCGATAGGACTTCTCTGTGGTCACGGTTACTTCGGTCACCCAGTTTTGGCCTTCTGGTTTGAAGGAATTCAGAATTTGTGCACCGTTCAGGACTGCACCCTGTTCTCCGGTGAAAACGTCTCCGTTCTTTGGCTGGACAGACTGAAGCCGGTAAATCCCGGGAGTGATCACAAACGATGTTCCCGGAGGATTCGCGTTGATCAGCGACTGGATATTGTCACCGGGCCGCGCAAAAACCTGCCCAGTAGACGAAAATGTTCGGCCAGATGGGAACGGCAAAAACATAAGAAGCGCTGCGGCGCTATACGGGAGCCCCAGCTTCTTCAGTTGTGTCGATAGTTTCATACTCATTTAGCGGCTCGGGCCTCAAGTGTGCGACGGTATGGCTTCAAGTTGGGGGACCGCGTCTCTGATGATGTGCGTGGATATTGGAATTTCCCGCAGCCGCCTACGGCGCAGGAATTCCGCGTAACCGAGAATTACCAGGTAGTGCAGGGGAGGGTGCCAGGTCAGCATAGTCATAAAAATCGATCGGAGAGTCAGCATGCCAAGCACGACGAGTGCTTCATAAGCCATCTGCTGCTCTATGGACATAGCCGTCGAGTGGCGAAGGTACCGGGTGAGAAACCACCAGGTACCCAGCAGTGCAAGAAGGAAGAGGGTTATTCCCCAAATGCCGGTTCCAACGATCATTTCAAGATAATCACTGTGCATGGTGGAGGTTTCCCCCATGCCGATTTTGGCCATAACGGCAAACCGGCCTGCCGCGTAAGCCCCGTACCCCGTGAGCGGACGTTCCATGAATGTCTGCCATGCGAACGACCACCAGTCAACGCGGCTGCTAAGCGTTTCAAGTTGCTGGGTGCTTTGCCCTCTTTCCAGGAATGTCCAGACTAAGCCGCCCAGGCTGCTGATCACCAGAAGTGGTGCCACAACGAACGTGAGAAACGCGCTGAGCCCCAGACGTCCGGAGAAGAGAAGCAATAGGAATATTCCGAACAGAAATCCAGCTATGGCTGACCTTGTTTGTGCGATGACCATCGTGGTGACGCTTGCAATAAGGAGCAGAACGTACCAGGCACGATCAGACTTCTTTCCTGCAATCGGCAGAAGCCTGCATAGGGCGATGAGGCCGAGGATACCGGCAAAGGTCCCGACATCGTTGGAACTCAAAGCCGGCAACACGCCTTCAAGCCGTATCCCCAAAACTCCTACTCCCACCTCCTTCCCGCTTGGGTATAAGGCCTGCTGTGGCCAAAGCAGGACCCCGAACCAGGTCGAAGCAAGGAGCATGCCATAGAGCATCCAGGTCCAATTGAAAAGCGTTCGGTACTCCTTGACCGACTGCACAGTGGCCAGAATTGCACCAAGCAGAGCAATATCCAGCAGGTATTCGCAGGCTTTGTAGAGAGTCCAGGTGGGATAAACTGACCATACGGTTGATGCCAAGTCGACCACTCCGAATGCGGCGATGACTCCGACAAACCCTCGAAACATGGACCCGAGCCATGGTGTCCGGCGCAGGGCAAGGCGGATGAAAAGGGCTGCCACCACAATCAACTCGATTCCAATGCGGTAAAGCGCCCATGCGTCTATTGGATTTTGTCTAATGTCGTCAACGCCACGAACCCGGAAGACAAGCGCACTAGCAAAAACCAGCAGCCACAGGCCGTGGTACCACTTTAATTGTGGTTTCAAGTTATGGAGGAACTGCAGACCACACCGGAGACCAAGGATCAGCATAATCAGACCAGCCGGAACACAGGCCAGCGCCAGGATGGCAAGGACGCCGTGGCGAGAAACCATTCCTTCAATCGCCAGCATTGCCAGCAAGCCGAACAACCCAAGCAAGGCAGCCACCCATATCCATATCGAAAAAGGAGTCCTCTTGACGTAAAGTTCTTCAGAAACCGCGAATGCTCTTTTGTGGTTTTTCATGGCCGGTGCTGGTTGACTTAAGAACGTCTTGACGCCAGATTTGGCAGATCTGAGCTGTGTTGTGCGAATGCATTGCCTGGCGCGAAGTGTTTGGACCGCTGACAAAGGATTCGTTCATACCAACTGCTCATCAGCTCGGCGCGCCGATTCCACGTTTGTGTGCGAGCGAATTCCCAGGCAGCAAGCCCCATTTCAATCCTTGCCTCCGGGGAGAAAACCAGAAGGCGGATGGCTGAGGCAAGACCGGCAATCGCCTCTTGGGGGCTTGCGACCGGAACTTTGACGCCTGCGTTGTCAGGAACGAAGGCCCTTACGCCCTGGTGGTCGAGCGCGATGATCGGTAATCCACTGGCCATAGCTTCGAGCACTTGAGAGCCAAAAGCATCACGCACGCTGGTAAAGATGAACACATCGGCTGCGCGGTAAAGGGCAGGCATCTGGCTGTAATCAACCTGCCCGAGAAATTCAACGCGATTGGTCAGACCGAGCCTTTGTGATAAAGCTTCCCATTGGCATCGCATGGCCCCTTTGCCTGCTACGAGGAGCCGCACGGGTAAATCATTGCATTGCGCCAGAGCTTCCAGCGCCAGCGGAAGGCACTTCCTTGGCTGTAATCTGCCTGCCCAAAGAAGGGTGAGTTCCCGCCTCGAGATGCGCTGCGGGGCCTGCATTGGCAGAAACTCCTCCCCGATGCCGGTATCGAGAAACAGCGTCACGCCACTCGCCCCGGCCCTCTCAAGCAACTGTGCGGTCTCATGGTTCGTGGCCAGGATCATCGCCGAGTTACGCGCGGTTTTCCGAAGCGCTGGCCTTAGGGATATCAGCCGCATTCGAAAATCACGCATCCACTCGGCCTTCGCCGCTGAACCAAGATAACTTCTGAGGCAGGCGGGGGCCACTTGCCCTCCACCGACCGGTCCCCAGACGAAAGGTATTGGGAGACGCCAAAGGGGTGGTGGTTCACTTACAGTGCCCCAGCTCACGTGATGAACAATATCGAAACCGACCTGTTTCTGTAACCGATGTGCCTGACGTAATGCTTTTTTTTGCCATAAGATGTACCGCCAGGCGCTCACATGCGAGTGTTTTGCCGGGTCCCATGCGAGCCGGCCGGAAAGCCTGATCCAAACGAAGCGCAGCATGGGATTAGGATGCTGCGCAAGAAACGACTCAATACGCTCCCGCCCCCAAGGGTGAGTAAGGACCCACACCTGATGCTTTTGACTCAGGTGCCATGCCCAGTTCCACGTAAATGCCGGCTCTGAGCCCCAGCACGGATTGCATGCGTGACCAACAAGAAGGATTTTCAATTGTTTCTCGGTATCCTCGGAATTAGATCAATTCCTCGTTAGGCTTAAATTCAGCTGAAGGCTGGCGGCTGGGTCGCCCCACTATCTGAAAAGCCGGAATTACATAATGAGTGGTGAATGGGGAATGTTCCTCAAACGGAATAATGCTCAGAAGCGTGGCGAATGCAGCTTACCTGGCTCAAGAAGGATGGAGAATACGCCTGTATTTAACGCCTCGCCTCGCGATTCGATTATCTCAAGTAATTTATCGGTAGATCCGGACCAATGACGCCTTTCTCTCAGCCATCTGCTCGCCCATGGCTCGTCCCAGATCCTCTCGATCACTACACCGGAGGAATAACCCATGTCGCGCAGGCTGATAATCGTCTTGTGAGCACGCTCCCATTCAAACGCAAAGGGATGAATTTCAACAAAGATACGCGGCCTATACTCCTGGAGTAAGCGCTGTGCCGCTTCCAGTGCCATCATTTCAGCCCCTTCCACGTCCATACGCAGCACGGTGGGATGAAATCCCGGAAACTCTTCGAGAAGATCATCCAGCCTTTTTGCTGGAACGGTTGTCGGCTGCGCCTGCAACAGATCCTGCTCGCGAATGAGACTCCCCCAGCTGGGGATCTCTGATCCGTAAAATTCGATGGCTTTGTTTTGGTTACTGATAGCCCAGGGAAAGACCTGGATATTCGTTAATCCAGAGCGGGCCACATTGCGCTCCAGGATGGCAAAGACGTCGCGGGCTGGTTCGAATCCCAGCACGCGGCCTGCCGGACCCACGGCACGCCCGGCTAGAAGCGCGTAGTAACCGAGATTCGACCCCACATCCAGGACCTGATCGCCTTCCCGCAGGTGTTGCAGGTAAACCCTGGTGCAAACCGGCTCATGCGTTCCCAGCAGCAAGATCTCCTCGCTCAGCCCCTTCCCGGAAGGATGCAACTCAAATTCCTGGTCTAGAAAGTTTACGGTCACCGGCTTTGCGCCCGCCCGAGCGCGCCAGGCGTCACATCTCCTTCGAAAACGTGTGAACTGATACCGCCAGAGGGCTTTCCGCAAGACGAACCAGGGGCCATGCAGATAGAAGAATTGAACCGTCTTCTTTAGGTATTGCCCAGCGCTACTCCTTCGCTCTTCAGCGATCTCCAGGCGCATATTTCTCGCGCCGTCAATGTCCGCCGCTGCGGCGTCAGGCGTAGGATTTTCGTACAACCCCACGGCATAAGCTAATTCGAGATTTCCGCGTTCCGAGTCAGGCATGCATCCTCCTAGCTAAAATTCGAGCTTTCGCTGGAAAAACAAGGACAGTGATCGGGGTATTCATCCTCTAAATTTGATGGGAATGGGCAAGTTCAGGCGGCAAATCCAATCGCTGAGTGATGATTCTGCCTTCCAGGAAGGTTCGGTAAAGTTGCGCATTGATGCCACCGATCAATCCTTTCCGTTCCCGCCTCGTCAAAAGACGTGAAAAGTGGTAGTAAAAGACCCTGGCCAGCGCCAGTGCTTTCACGAATGCCAATATCTCCGTGGAAGTCTGTCCGTACCCCTGCCAGAAGGATTGTTCCCACGATTGGATCACCGATTTGGGAATAAGCGGGTTCAATAGCATGGCCCGGAGATCGGCAATCAATGCAAACAGATCATAGTAAATAGGCCGAAAACCGGACAACTCAAAGTCGATGACGGCAAGCTGCTTTCCGCCTGTTTTCCAAAGAAGGTTCGAAAGACAGAAATCGCCGTGGGTAAGCGCGCGCGGCACTTTGAAGCTGTCGGTTGCCCCTCTTTCCCGTAACCAGTCTTCCAGGATTTTCGATGCTAAACTTTCATAGTGGCCGGCGTTTCTCTGTTTCTGTCGTGACAATCCGATGGCGGTCTGAATCAGGTCACGCGCTTCAATCACTTCCATGCCTTGTTGCGAGGCCTCGTGGACGCCCCGCAGCCAGCTTCCGGCTTTCAGGAGTGCTTCAGCGCCGGCAGTTGCCATCGAGCCTCTTAATCGCGACCATTTCAAGGCTCGGACCAGGGAAGTGCCGCCAGCTTCTTCCCAAACGATGGTTCTTGCTGCCAGCGATCTTCCCAGCGGTACCGGCACTGAACGACCGCCCGAGAGCCTGAGCATATTGAGTGTCATGTTCCATTCAGTATCGATCTGCTCGGTAATGGCCCTTACAGGTACTGATGTGCGGTGGAACGGCTCCCACGGGGCACGAAAACGCGGAGGGATTGGATAGGGATCTGCGAGCAGTATCTTCGCAAACAACCTTTTCCCTTCCCATTTTCCCGAACAACATACCGCGAGCCTGGACGTGTTGTACCCGTAGCGGTCTATGATGACCGACTGCGTCCTCGCGCAAAGCGCGCAGGCAATCCTTTCGCGGACATCATTTGATCCTCGTAACACGGTATCCGACCTGTTATTCATTTCCCCCGGCGATGGCCTGTATATTGCGGCAAGTAAGAGGCGCCGCAGTTAAGTGAGCGTTGTTTGATAACGGTATTCACGTGAATCGCCCAGCTCTCAAATCAGGATGCGGTGTCGATCTGCCTCGCCACATTGCCGTGATGGCAGGCTAATGTTTCAGGTATCCGGCCGAAGGCGAGTGGCGCCGGAGCATAACGAGTGTGACGGCCAAAGCAACCGCGCTCGACAACATCATGCCGAATATCGAACCCCGTAGCCCAAATACCCACGTGAAGGGGATACCGACAACGATATCGACCACACTGGCTGCGCCATAGGCTACGAATACCAGCAAGGGTGCGTGCATCGCTCGCAGAATGATCGCCTGGGAAGTCGCCGAGATGCGAAGCACTGACGAGATGGCCAGCCAGGGTATTAGCCCGACAATTCTCAGATACCTGCCTGCATAAAGGTGTTCCACAATCTGCCAGCGAAATAGAACTATGATCAACCAATATAGGGTTGTTCCCACCGCATATATCAAGGCAAGCTTTGCTGCCAGGTGGTGTGTGCCTCTCGAACTATCCGAACTATTTTGATGATGTATGCCCGCTGCATACGGGAGTGTAAGCATTGACATGGCCACGAAGGCCTGGGCAATAGGAGAAGAGAAGTTTGACAGCGCCTGGAGGGCCCCGGTCGCTGACAGCCCACGGAAAGTGCCAATCATCGGAAAGTATATTGCGCTGGAAAACCATACGGCCACCGCACTGCCCAGTGCCCACCGTCCGTAGCCCCAGTGACGGCGGGCCACCTCAGACAATTTGAGTAAGACAACCCGAGGTTTCAGGGAAAATTCCAGTCTGACCAGCATCAGCGGGGCCGTAGCCCCGGCGCCGCCAGCGATTAGAAGGAATGCTACCAAAGGCGAAAGTGAGTCTCGATAGAAAGCAAGCAACAATCCGCCGAGAACCACAGCGAAGTATCCAAGCGCTCCCAGGGCCGCCTGCCGGGGAGAGAGCTTAACGTAAAATCCCCTTCGCGCCAGCATGAACAGCAACATGCAGGGAGAAGCAATTGTCACACCGATGAGGGCCGCCGTGAGATCGCTGTTTGGAGCGACCAGTCTCAGTACCCACGCACACGCGCCAAGCCCCAGTACGATGACGATGGCAATGACGCCGTGTATCCGGAGCAATACCCCGATGTATTCGCGGTTCGAATTTCGATAAACGGAAGAACCAAACACGCTGAGTGGTTCAAGAACCAGAGCCGAATATCCTACAGATAGAAAGAGAAAAACCTGGAAAGCGAGAGCATACGCCCCGTACTGCTCTGGCGCCAGGTGACGCGCCAGTAGGATTCCAACAATGAAATTTGCCCCCGATATCAGGCCTTGGTCAACCAGTGCAAAGGCGCCTTTCGGCGACCATGTCCGGGCGTCTACCAAAAGCAGACGTCGCCGGGTTGCAAACGGGCCCAACGGCTGCCGAACGAGAGTCTCATCCAATGAGGTGTTCAAGATATCTGCCATATATTCGCCGTAGAAGAGGAAAAGCAGCTGAAATTGAATCGTTATGATCCGGTTTTCCTGCTAAAGAAATTAAGGATCAGTTGACGCGAAGACAACTCTCGCTTGGAAGGACGGACGCCATGTTTGGCCGTATCGGGCCTGAAAGCTCGGGCCTTTCCAAAACAAACCCGAAAGGTGCGTCGGATCAACTCTGCGGTTCGTGAAACAAGCATAGCCGCAACAGGAAGCGGATCATCGGAGCAGATAAAAGCAGCCTCCCTGATGCCTCGAAAGGAACGAATCCAGTCCTTAAAGCCCAAGTGCCCTTCGCGGTAGTAGCGGTAAGAAGAGACAATATCGAGGTCTTCAACGATCCACTTTCTTCCTTCCTTGGCAGGAGACGGCACCACCTCCTGACCCGTCAGATCCAGGTAGAGGGCGCGAGCCACGTCCGTGCCATTCTCTCCGACGAACAGACGGAACGTGGCCCCAATCCTGGGATTAATGTCGAGTACTTTATATTGACCATCGCGGGCATCGTAGCGAAATCCGATGTCCAGTGCGCCTTTGTATCCTATAGCCTTCATAAAGCGCCTGGTGGTCGTGTCGACCGTACGATTAGCCAGGCAAATCCCCAGGCTGGTTGATCCTCTGTGGATAGGACACTGGCGGATCTTCTTGCCCGTGAAGCCTACGAGGCAGTCCGATTGCCCATTGAAATATCCGTTGAACATCCAGATAGTGTCATCTCCACCTGGAATATATTCCTGCAGCATCAAATTGGGATTCTGGAAGTCTTCGGCGGCATCATAGAGTTTTAGGAGCTCATCTTCCGTTCGAACGATAAACATCTTCTTTCCCGTTCGTTCCCATAATCGCTGTCCATCAATTCCCTTGAGCATGACAGGGAAGCGGGCCCCCTCCAGAAAAGCCAGCACATCTTCACGGGAACGCGGGAAAGCCGCGTCCGGCGTAGGAATATTGTGCCTGCGAGCGAGATAGAACATTTCACGCTTGCAGGCGAGAGAATGGACCAGGCCGGCCGCCTGTTGCGGAAAAATGAAACTCTCAGCGAGAGCGCCGACATGCTCCGCAACAAACCGGGCCGTCCAATCGGTGGTTGGAATCATGACGCAGGGCCTTCCGACCGCCCGTCGAAACTCTGACAAGCACTCCAGCGTCTCTTCTGCGGGCCGATGCTCGATGTCCCAAAGGCATTTTCCCTTGCAATATCGTGACTGAAATGCCGGCACCCATGGGTTTGGGTCCACGTTGTAAACAGCCACTCCAAGCCTGCCAAGGCTTCTCATGATGTTCAATCCGCCGTGGCTGTCAGATCTGAGCACAATGACCGGCGTGGAAGTATCTTTGATCGTCAGCATGCGTTGTACGTCTGTGGAGCAGTGCTAATAACGGGGGCACGCTCAATAACGGAATCGGTCTTGCACTCAGGTAAAGTAATGACCTCGCCACCCCGCACCTGGTAAGTGCCATGCAGGTCGTTGATATGAGAAAGGATGAAATCGAGGTCCTGGCTCTGCCCGGTTCGCCTGAGGTAGTCAGCACTCTTGCCTTTCAGTGCAGCATCCGGAGGCTCAAAGGCCCATGTTTTGATAATGCTGAAAGTCATATCATTGGCTGGCGCATAGCCCATCTCGGCAAGGTCCCTGGCGACCCAGGCGCAACACATCTGGTCTTCTTCTCTGAATTCGCCGCGGCTCCCGGCGCCGATCACTGCTACGCGCGAATGGCGATCTGCGAAATGGCGGGCTACATAACCATAGTTTCTAAAACAGGCCAGGTAGACGGTATTACATTCCTGTGCCAGAGAGATCAGGCGGGTACCAGATGACGAAAGAAGAATGACAGGACGCCCTGCAATGTCCCGTTTAGCAAGTTCAGCAGGGCTGTTGTTCAATTCGAATCCCGGAGCAATATCACCGTCAATTTCACCAGCGAGCAGGGCGCCTTTGAGCGTGGTTTTCAGTTTGAGGGCAGCGTTCAGCGAAGGCGCCGGGAAGCAGCGGCCTCCCCTGGCGGCGATGGTGATCGCCGACGTGGTAGCGCGGATCACGTCAACGGCTACAACCGCATAGCCTTCCTGGTATTTCAACGCACTCTCTGGAAAGCAGTCGATGATGACCTGTTTTTGCATAGGGATTTCGCAGGGTCCTGCCGGCGGAGAATTACACTTTGCGGACCGGGCGCAGTTTTTCCTCGGCAAAAGCATCTGAGTGGAGCCCTCGCCGGTAGATTTCTACTCGTAGCACTTCTTCGAGTCGCACGTTACAGATGTGGACCTCACGTCCGAAATGATTCAGCAAAGCGAACTGGCTGGGTTTGTTGGGCGCTTCAAACATCACCTGCTTGAGTCCAAACGCTTCCGCAAAACGGTCTGCAGACTGGGCGTTGAATGTTCCGGATTCATCGAAGAGTCCGACGCCGCGCGCACTTTCTCTTGCCTCTACAACCAGTTGGAGTGCCCCGCTGTCGAGCCAGTGTCGGCCCTGTTCAATGAGCTGGACGATATTGTTTTCCGCAAATGGCCCGGCATGCTTTTTCCCAAGTTCAAATTGAACGTCGAGGCCTCTCAGCGCGGCCATTCTGATAACATCACGGGGCGCTACCCTCATTTCGGTGAACCCTTCCCCGCACTCGATGCGATTAACGCCGATGTCGGCGCAGAGGTCCAGGTATTCTGGCAGCACGCCCTGCGCAACAGCCACTTCAAATGGCCCTCCTCCTGTGACAGTCGGGACCTTGTAGTGCCTGGCTGCTGATATTTTTTGCCGTGTGGCGTTTTCGTTTGCCACCATCCAGCAGGCCATGGAAATCTTGAGAATCGAGAATAGATGAGAACTCTGTTCGAGGTGGCTTTCAAGCGTCGCAGGATCATACCCCGGATCAAACGGGCTGGTCAGCCGCGACAGAACGGGGACCCCGATCAGCTTCAAATAATCGGAAGTATGTGCCCTTTCGGGTGGGGCAATTTCGCTTACTTTGCGCATATGCATTGTTCTCACTCTTGATTGGTGTTGATATTTCGATCAGTCAGGGTTTCTGTGCCAGGACAACATACACCGCGCCACAGGACCGTATTGCAGGAAACTGGCGCCCCGCCAGGGATTGTAGTTTCTGATGAACTTTGATCCCGATCCGGTCTGGCAATAATTTCTGCTTCAAGACAGTAAAGGGACCGAATCCCAGAGTTCGCCCTGCCAGCTTATGAAACCCTGCCTGGCTGAGGAGCGCATCGATTTGCTTTACTGAATACCTGTACTGGCGCGGTTTTGAACGTCTCCAGATGTTGAATCTCTCCAGGACTTCAGCAACTTGCCATCGTAAGGGGCGCAGTCCGGGAAAGCATAGAGGATCGAGGATTTGATCCAGGCACCACTTGTTGGTGGCCGTCAGAATGACGTAGCCGCCGGACTTGGTGACGCGATACAATTCCGCTATGGCCTTTCGCGGGTGATCCAGCCAGGCCAACACGCCGACGGCGAGAACCACTGTGAAGTGCTGCGAAGGAAAGCTCAACTGACATACATCGGCCGAACTGACCCCGATGTTCGGACCTAGACCCGCCTCATCGGCCGCTTGGCGCGTAAGTTCGAGCATTCCTTCGACAGTGTCTACGGCATTCACCCGGTAGCTTCTCTTGGCCATTGCGACACTGATTGAGCCTGCACCGCAGCCGGCCTCCAGGATGGAGGAATATACAGGCAATTTGAGATTGTCGACCATTGACAGGACTGTAGATCTTCTCTCGCGATAGATGACGGCGCTTAGACTGTCCGCATCGTAAACGTCTTTCCAGTATAGAGAACGATGGCGGAAGAATGAGTCCACAGCCTTTTGGTATTGGGCCATAGGTGTCTCGACCGAATTGACTTCCGTCAAACCACTCATACATACCTTCCCATCGGGTGTTGCCCAGTCCGAATATTGCATACCTGCACCTGGAACAATTCTTCCCCTGCAACCCGCCATCAGTATCCTGGAAGGGATGCTTGTGCGTAATGGCAACGGCTCAGGCGGCGCCGGAGCCTCGCAAAACGGCGGGAATCGTTCCAGCCAGGATTTTGAAGTCGAGCCACAATGACCACTCGTCAATATATTGCATATCCAGTTCCATCCACTTTTCGAAAGGTATTGAGCTTCTGCCATTCACCTGCCAGAGGCAGGTAATCCCGGGCCGGACACTGAACCTCCGCCGGTGCCAGTCCTGTTCAAAACCATTACAGTCGCGGAGAGGTAAAGGTCTGGGCCCCACGAGGCTCATATCCCCTTTGAGCACGTTAAACAATTGCGGTAGTTCGTCGATGCTGGTGCTGCGCAGGAACTTACCAACTGGCGTAAGGCGCGGATCGTTTTTAATTTTGAAAACCGGACCACTGACCTCATTCAACTTTTCCAATTCGGCGATTTGCTTTTCAGCGTCGGGCACCATTGTCCGAAACTTGCAAATCCAGAAATGACGCTTGTTGAGTCCCACCCTTTTCTGACGGAAAAGGATGGGTCCGGGCGAGGTGAGCTTGATCAATAGGGCAGTCATGAGGAGAATGGGGGAGAGAAGAAGCAGTATTGCCGATGAAAGGACAAGATCTAGCGCACGCTTCACAAACACCGGCCAGCCGTCAAGTGGACCCGTAGACAGCGTCAGCAAGGGATACCCGGCCAGCTCTTCAGCGGTTGACCGGGCCTTGTGCAAATTGAAAATCCTGGGGAGAAAGCGCACGACGATGCCTTGCTCTTCGCACAGAACAGCGATTTCAGCCGCACGACCGTAAAAGGACCTCAGAGGGAGCGCGATCACAATTTCATCCACGACAGTGTTTCGAACAAATTCGGCAACGCCTTGCAGATCGCAGACCAGGCGTTTCCCAGATTCTTTAATGGCTTTGAGCCCAGGCCATTTTTCATCAGCAAAGCCGATGACCCGGTAGCCGAGCTCGGGCCGGGACTCGACTCTTCCAACAAATTGAAGTGCCCGAGGGTTGGTTCCCACAACCAACGCGTGGCGGAGGTTGTGCCCGCGCTTGCGCATGGAATGGAGAAAGTAACGGAGGGCCAAACGGCTTAACATGATCGTCGTGCTGCCGGCCCCCCACAGCACCACAATAAAGGCCACATCCACCAGTCTGATGTGGAACAACATGGCGGCCGCCGCCACCGCAAGCGTGCAAAGTGAAGTTGCATTCAGTGTGTCGACGATATCCGACTCGCGGGAAAGCAGACGGCGCGATTCGTAGAAATTGAAGGAAGCAAAAATGATGTGCCAGACGATTACCAGAGCCATAAACAAAACAAAATTCTGTACCTTGATCCGCATCGAAAAGGATTCTGAAAACGAGAGGCCGCTCTGGTACAAGGCAGGCACGGCCGCAAGCAGAAAGGATGCGACCATGACCGAAAGGTCAAAAAACTTGAGCATCGTTAGAAGCATCTGCCGACGCACACTGCTCATGATATGTACCGGTCCATTTCTGAAGGATAAAAGCCTGATGCAGATCGAACTGGGCGGTCACCCGCGATGCGTGTGGTTACAATCCGCTGGCAGCTCCTTCGCGAG
Coding sequences:
- a CDS encoding sugar transferase: MSSVRRQMLLTMLKFFDLSVMVASFLLAAVPALYQSGLSFSESFSMRIKVQNFVLFMALVIVWHIIFASFNFYESRRLLSRESDIVDTLNATSLCTLAVAAAAMLFHIRLVDVAFIVVLWGAGSTTIMLSRLALRYFLHSMRKRGHNLRHALVVGTNPRALQFVGRVESRPELGYRVIGFADEKWPGLKAIKESGKRLVCDLQGVAEFVRNTVVDEIVIALPLRSFYGRAAEIAVLCEEQGIVVRFLPRIFNLHKARSTAEELAGYPLLTLSTGPLDGWPVFVKRALDLVLSSAILLLLSPILLMTALLIKLTSPGPILFRQKRVGLNKRHFWICKFRTMVPDAEKQIAELEKLNEVSGPVFKIKNDPRLTPVGKFLRSTSIDELPQLFNVLKGDMSLVGPRPLPLRDCNGFEQDWHRRRFSVRPGITCLWQVNGRSSIPFEKWMELDMQYIDEWSLWLDFKILAGTIPAVLRGSGAA